In the genome of Coregonus clupeaformis isolate EN_2021a chromosome 1, ASM2061545v1, whole genome shotgun sequence, one region contains:
- the LOC121540789 gene encoding transmembrane protein 180, translating to MRMGRRLAVSAGVSTAVLYGSLALFGSILHNVFLLYYVETFVSVYKIDKLSFWVGEAVFLIWNSLNDPLFGWLSDRSFLSSSQFGSQISSPEVVLKRLAALSRNGPLFALSFLAFWVSWARPGIQFLVCLCLYDGFLTVVDLNHNALLADLAVSADDRTRLNFHCSLFSALGSLSVFLSYSVWDKGDFYSFRLFCVTLAAVSALGFAAVSRLLKSRFEKEARLRQDEALALKELSIGQSPLTQQEKPVTLGEYLRQLSKHRNFMWFASMNLVQVFHCHFNSNFFPLFLEHLLSDSISASTGSILLGISYIAPHLNNLYFLTLCQRYGVYTVIRWLFLVKLALSVAMLLAGADQVSLLCIFIASNRVFTEGTCKLLNLVITDLVDEDFVVNRRQQAASALLFGMVALVTKPGQTFAPLIGTWLLCVYTGYDIFERNAVQDSAAAPPVSGQAVSTVPLRQGCFYLLVFVPISCALLQLMAWSRFTLHGRRLQGVKAQRQGAQHSHLMDVKAI from the exons ATGAGAATGGGTAGGAGGCTAGCTGTCTCCGCTGGTGTCTCCACTGCAGTCCTCTACGGCTCCCTGGCCCTGTTTGGCTCCATCTTGCACAACGTCTTCCTGCTCTACTACGTGGAGACCTTTGTCTCCGTTTACAAGATCGACAAGCTCTCCTTCTGGGTGGGAGAG GCAGTGTTCCTGATATGGAACAGCTTGAACGACCCTCTCTTTGGCTGGCTGAGTGACCGCTCCTTCCTCAGCTCGTCACA GTTTGGCTCCCAGATCTCCAGCCCAGAGGTTGTACTAAAGCGGTTGGCGGCCCTCTCCCGGAATGGCCCTCTGTTCGCCCTCTCTTTCCTGGCCTTCTGGGTGTCGTGGGCGCGGCCGGGCATCCAGTTCCTGGTGTGTCTGTGCCTGTACGACGGCTTCCTCACCGTGGTGGACCTCAACCACAACGCCCTGCTGGCCGACCTGGCCGTGTCGGCCGACGACCGCACACGCCTCAACTTCCACTGCTCGCTGTTCAGCGCCCTGGGCTCGCTCTCCGTCTTCCTGTCCTACAGCGTCTGGGACAAGGGCGACTTCTACTCGTTCCGGCTCTTCTGCGTGACGCTGGCCGCCGTCTCGGCACTGGGCTTCGCCGCCGTGTCGCGCCTGTTGAAGAGCCGCTTTGAGAAAGAGGCACGTCTGAGGCAGGACGAGGCGCTGGCGCTCAAAGA GTTGAGTATTGGCCAGAGCCCTCTGACCCAGCAGGAGAAGCCAGTCACTCTAGGAGAGTATCTAAGGCAGCTCTCCAAGCACAGAAACTTTATGTGGTTCGCCTCTATGAACCTGGTCCAGGTGTTTCACTGCCACTTCAACAGCAACTTCTTCCCTCTGTTTCTGGAGCACCTCCTCTCTGACAGCATCTCTGCCTCCACTGGCTCCATTCTGCTGG GGATCTCTTACATAGCGCCCCACCTGAACAACCTGTATTTCCTGACCCTGTGTCAGCGCTACGGGGTCTACACGGTCATCCGCTGGCTGTTCCTGGTCAAGTTAGCCCTCAGTGTGGCCATGCTGCTGGCCGGGGCCGACCAGGTCTCCCTGCTGTGCATCTTCATCGCCAG TAACCGAGTGTTTACGGAGGGCACCTGCAAGCTGTTGAACCTGGTCATCACGGACCTGGTGGACGAGGACTTTGTGGTGAACCGGCGCCAGCAGGCGGCATCAGCGCTGCTCTTCGGCATGGTGGCCCTGGTAACCAAGCCAGGCCAGACCTTCGCCCCTCTCATCGGCACCTGGCTGCTGTGTGTCTACACAG GCTACGATATCTTTGAGAGAAACGCCGTACAGGACTCTGCGGCAGCGCCCCCCGTCTCGGGCCAAGCGGTCTCCACTGTTCCATTGCGCCAGGGCTGTTTCTACCTGCTGGTGTTTGTGCCCATCTCCTGCGCCCTGCTGCAGCTAATGGCCTGGTCCCGCTTCACCCTCCACGGCCGCAGACTGCAGGGCGTCAAGGCCcagaggcagggagcccagcacAGCCACCTCATGGACGTCAAGGCCATCTGA